A region of the Nocardia nova SH22a genome:
GGCAGCGTTCCCGCCGCCGCGCAGGCGCTGCGTGACGCCGTCGCCGCCGCCGATGCTCTGGTGCTGTTCGTCCCCGAATACAACGGAACCATCCCCGCCGCGCTGAAGAACGCCATCGACTGGGCCTCGCGTCCGTATGGCACCGGTTCGATCAAGGGTAAGCCGACCGCCGTGGTCAGCGCGTCGATCAGCCAGAACGCCGCGAAGTGGGCGCACGGCGATACGGTCAAGTCGGCCGGGGTGGCCGGCGCCGCGATCGTGGAGAGCGCGCACCTGCACTTCGGCACCATCGGTCAGCGGTTCGCCGAGGCACACCCGCGTGAGGATGCCGAGGCGCTGACCCAGCTCGCCGCCGTGGTGACGGATCTGGTTGCCGCCGTGCGCGAATCGGTCGACGCCTGATCCTGCCTCGACTCCGGCCGTATCGCCGGTTGTCGCCGACGTCGAGGGGTCGCGCCGTGTGCGGCGCGGCCCCTCGACGTCGTCCGGATCGGCGCCCGCGGGAATATTTTCCTCCTTCTATAGGATATGAAAACCATTTCCAATAGAAGGAGTGAGAAGTATGAAGGTGCGGAACTCGTTGCGTTCGCTGAAGAGCAAGCCGGGCGCGCAGGTCGTGCGTCGTCGGGGCAAGACGTATGTGATCAACAAGAAGGACCCGCGGTTCAAGGCCCGCCAGGGCTGATCGGCGCGGCCCGCCGGGCGACATCACCGCCCGGCCGGGCCTGTCGCGGAGCCTCGCGGGGCCGGTGGTGCGACACGCCGGAATCGACGGCCGGATGTCCTGTCCGCTCGCTGTGGCGGCGGTGACGTCCGGCCGTTTCTGCTGTGCCGGATGGGTGCCGATGAGGTGTCCGTGACCGGTGTGACCAGAGGTGGCAATGGGTTTGCTGGGGGAGAGCTGCGACACAAAATCGTGATCTGCGCCACTGTCGTGTCGGGTTGCGAATCAACTGTCCTGGTACTTACGACCGCCGAATTCCATCTTTGTGGTTCGCAACATGTCGTGTTGTAGGAAAGTGTCGGCCACTAGGTGTAGTGTCTTGAGCACTGGAAGGGGAGACGGATTCCGAGCCGATCACCGCAGCGTGATCACCGGTGGTGCCCCTACTTCCAGGGGTTTGCGCAGTACCAGATGGATCGTGCTCAGTACGGATGCTCAGTGCAGATGGCAATCGATTCAAGACTGCATCGGATAAGGCAAGGAGAGAGGGTCACCCATGAGTATCACGGTCTACACCAAGCCCGCTTGTGTCCAGTGCAATGCCACCTACCGTGCGCTCGACAAGGCCGGTGTGGAGTACGAGGTCGTCGACATCTCCGAGAACCCCGAGGCCCGCGACTACGTGATGGCGCTGGGTTATCTGCAGGCCCCCGTCGTCGTCGCCGGCGACGACCACTGGTCCGGTTTCCGTCCGGACCGCATCAAGTCCCTGGTGACCGCCGCGGCCTGATCCGCCGGTCATCGTTCGTCCGATGAGGGAAGGGGGAGTGGGATGACTGGGTTGTCCGGGGAAGGAGCCCAATCGACGCCCGCTCTGGTCTACTTCTCGAGCGCGTCGGAGAACACGCACCGCTTCGTCGAGCGGCTGGGTTTGCCCGCCGTTCGCATTCCGCTCCACACCGCCGATTCGCTGCGCGTCGATGCGCCCTATGTGCTGATCTGCCCCACCTACGGTGGCGGTCGGCACGTCTTCGACGCGCAGCGCGGCGAGGGGGCATCCGGTCGCTCGGACAAGGAATTCGTGCCGCGCCAGGTGGCGAAATTCCTCAACGATCCGCATAATCGTGCGCTGTTGCGCGGGGTGATCGCGGCCGGAAACACGAACTTCGGCGATACGTATTGCTATGCGGGAGAGGTGATCTCGCGCAAATGCGGGGTGCCTTACCTGTATCGCTTCGAACTGATGGGAACCGCCGAGGACGTCGAGCGCGTCCGAGAGGGATTGGGATTGTTTTGGCAACGACAACAGCACCGGCCGGAAAGACGGCCCGCCTAGAGCGCCCGGTCAGCAACGAGGCGTCGACCGACGGCCTCGACTACCACGCGCTCAACGCGATGCTGAACCTGTACGGACCGAATGGCGAGATTCAGTTCGACAAGGATGTCGCCGCCGCCCGGCAGTACTTCCTGCAGCACGTCAACCAGAACACCGTCTTCTTCCACAACCTCGACGAGAAGCTCGACTATCTCGTGGAGGAGAACTACTACGAGTCCGAGGTGCTCGACCAGTACAGCCGGGCCTTCGTCAAGAAACTGTTCCAGCAGGCCTACGCCAAGAAGTTCCGGTTCCCGACCTTCCTCGGCGCGTTCAAGTACTACACCTCGTACACGCTCAAGACCTTCGACGGCAAGCGCTACCTGGAGCGGTTCGAGGACCGTGTCTGCATGGTCGCGCTGACCCTGGCCGCCGGTGACGAGATCCTGGCGCGGCAGCTGGTCGAGGAGATCATCGACGGCCGCTTCCAACCGGCCACCCCCACCTTCCTCAATTCCGGCAAGAAGCAGCGCGGCGAGCCCGTGTCCTGCTTCCTGCTGCGCATCGAGGACAACATGGAGTCCATCGGGCGCTCCATCAACTCGGCACTGCAGCTGTCCAAGCGTGGTGGCGGAGTCGCCTTGCTGCTCAGCAACATTCGTGAGCACGGGGCGCCGATCAAGAAGATCGAGAACCAGTCCTCGGGCGTCATCCCGATCATGAAGCTGCTGGAGGATTCGTTCTCCTACGCCAACCAGCTCGGTGCGCGTCAGGGCGCCGGCGCGGTGTATCTGCACGCGCATCACCCCGACATCTACCGTTTCCTCGACACCAAGCGGGAGAACGCGGACGAGAAGATCCGCATCAAGACGCTGTCGCTGGGTGTGGTCATTCCGGACATCACCTTCGAGCTGGCGAAGAAGAACGAGGACATGTACCTGTTCTCGCCGTACGACGTGGAGCGCATCTACGGCGTGCCGTTCGCCGATATCGACGTCACCGAGAAGTACTACGAGATGGTCGACGACCGGCGCATCCGCAAGTCGAAGATCAATGCGCGCGAGTTCTTCCAGACCATCGCCGAGCTGCAGTTCGAGTCCGGTTATCCGTACATCATGTACGAGGACACCGTGAACCGGGCGAACCCGATCGCGGGCAAGATCACCCACTCGAATCTGTGCTCGGAGATCCTGCAGGTCTCCACCCCGTCGATCTTCAACGACGATCTGTCCTACGCCGAGGTCGGCAAGGACATCTCCTGCAACCTCGGTTCGCTCAATATCGCCAAGGCGATGGACTCACCGGATTTCGGGCAGACCATCGAGGTGTCGATCCGGGCGCTGACCGCCGTCTCGGACCAGACCCACATCTACTCGGTGCCCTCGATCGAGCAGGGCAACAACCAATCCCACGCCATCGGCCTGGGACAGATGAACCTGCACGGATATCTGGCGCGCGAACGGGTCCACTACGGGTCCGAGGAGGGTGTGGACTTCACGAACATCTACTTCTACACCGTCGCGTACCACGCGGTGCGGGCCTCGAACAAGCTCGCCATCGAACGTGGCACCGCCTTCGGTGGTTTCGCCGATTCGAAGTACGCCAGCGGTGAGTACTTCGACAAGTACACCGATCAGGTGTGGGAGCCGGAAACCGAACGGGTGCGGCAGATCTTCGCCGACGCGGGCGTGCACATCCCGACCCAGGACGACTGGCGTGAGTTGAAGGCGTCGGTCATGGAACACGGCATCTACAACCAGAACCTGCAGGCCGTGCCGCCGACCGGATCGATCTCCTACATCAACAACTCCACCAGTTCGATCCACCCGGTCGCCTCGAAGATCGAGATCCGCAAGGAAGGCAAGATCGGCCGCGTCTACTACCCGGCTCCCTTCCTCACCAACGACAATCTCGAGTACTTCGCCGACGCCTACGAGATCGGCTACGAGAAGATCATCGACACCTACGCCGCCGCCACCCAGCACGTGGACCAGGGCCTGTCGCTGACCCTGTTCTTCAACGACAGCGCCACCACCCGCGATGTGAACCGCGCCCAGATCTACGCCTGGCGCAAGGGCATCAAGACGCTGTACTACATCCGCATCCGCCAGATGGCTCTGGAGGGGACTGAAGTGGAGAACTGCGTCAGCTGCATGTTGTAGGCATGTGATCGCAGAACGGGCGTCCCGGCTTCGGGGCGCCCGTTCGTCGTGTCGTCGGGTAGGATTGACGTCAATGAAGTCGTCGACGTCATTAGCGTCAATTGAGAGCAGGTAACTGCGATGGCCAGACTGACAGTCAGAGATCTACCCGACGAGGTCAGGGAAGCCTTGCGAGTGCGCGCCGCGCACAACGGTCGCAGCACCGAGGCCGAGGTCAGGGCCATTCTCATCGAGACCGTTTCCCCCGGCTCGGACGTCAGGCTCGGCTCGTTACTCGCCGATATCGGTCGCGAGATCGAGTTGACCGATGAGGAAGCGGAAGCCCTCGCCGCCCGCGATCGCACACCCCCGACCCCGCTGGAGTTCGAGTGATCGTCCTGGACACCAATGTCATCAGCGAGCCGCTCCGCAAGGCGCCCGACCGCCGCGTGATCGACTGGATCGACAGCCAGGAACTGCGCAATCTGTATCTGACCGCGATCACGGTGGCAGAGTTGCGCTTCGGTGTTGCGAGCATGTCCTCGGGAAAGCGACGAGATACCCTGCGCGACAGGCTCGAAACCCGAGTTCTTCCGCTGTTCACCGGACGTGTTCTGCCATTCGACCTGGACGCGGCGGCTGCTTACGCGGAACTCATGGCTGCTGCGAGATCCGCCGGTGCGGCGATAGGCATGGCCGACGGGTATATCGCTGCCACCGCGATCCGGGCGAAAATGGCGGTGGCCACCCGAGACACGTCGCCGTTCCGCGCTGCGGGCGTATCCGTCATCGATCCGTGGGCTCGATGATCTTGTGCTGGTCGGTGCGTCGCCCGGGTTCCGAAAATCGGTGGATCCGCGGTTCGGCGTGGAGGGGGATGTAGGTGTAGCCTGCATGCGGGCGCTGTGCGTCCAGGTGGTGGCCTTGCGATGATGCGGGTTGCCGGTATGCCGGAACGGCATTGGTGATTTCGACGGTGTTGTGCTGACGATGAGGAGGTGGGTGGCTGTGCGTAGCGAACCCCCCAGTCGAAGGCCGCGCGGCGCCGTCCTCCTGTTCTGCCGGTAGAGCTTTCGGCGGCGAGGTCGGTGCCTCGCGGTGTGAATCCGTGATTCCCCGTACCCACTCGCTGTATGCCGAGGTTCTGTCATGTCGACCGATCTGTACTTTGCCGCGCCCGCACGCCCCGATGTCCCGGATGACGGTCACTCGTCCGCGCGTACGGAGGCCGCGCGAGCGCGTGCCGCCGAAGCGCACGTCACCGTCGAGACGGGCGGCGCCGAGCCGTGTGCGCCCGATGCGGGCGCTGTGTCGAACGGATGCGACACCGTCGCTACCGATACGACTACTGCCGACACTGCCGCTCTCGCTGAAACGCTTGTCGCCGAATCGCATTCGGATCACATCTCGCTGCGCGACCTCATCGACGACCGCCGGGTGGACGCGGCGCTGAGCTGGCTGGACGACCATGCTCCGCATCGGATCGCGGACGAACTCGCCCGCATGGACGCCGTGCACGCGGGGATCGCCTTCCGCCTGCTCGACAAGGACCGTGCGCTGGCGGTGTTCGAGGAGCTCGAGCCCGTGGACCAGCAGCAGATCCTGTCCGGGATGCGGGATCAGAGCTTTCGCGAACTGATCGAGGGGATGGACCCCGACGACCGCGCCCGCATGCTGCGCGAGGCACCGGCCACGGTCGCCAAGAAGGTCCTGGCCGGGCTGAGCCCGCGCGAGCGCCGCATGACCGCGGCCCTGCTCGGCTATCCGGAGGGCTCGGCCGGGCGCTACATGACGCCGGAAGTCGTTGCGCTGCACCGTGATCTGACCGTCGCCGAGGCGCTGGGCGTGGTCCGGGCCAAGGGAGCGCACGCCGAGACCGTCTACACGCTGCCGGTGGTGGACGGCGGCCGCCGGTTGATCGGGATCGTCGAGATGCGCGAACTCGTGCTCAGCGATCCCACCACGTTGCTGGCCGAACTCGTCGTCACCGAACCGGTTTTCGCGCGCGCGACCGATGCCGCGGAGAAGGCGGCGCGGCTCATGCGCGAGACCAATCTGATCAACCTGCCGGTGGTCGACAGCGAGGACCGCCTCGTCGGACTGCTCACCATCGACGACGCGGTGGAGGTCATCGAGGCCGCCGACAGCGAGGATGTGGCGCGGCAGGCCGGAGCCAGTCCGTGGGCCGGTCACTACATGGCCGCCGGGGTTTTCCAGCTCGCTCGCTATCGCGCGATGTGGTTGCTGTTGCTGCTGGTAGCCGCCACGTTGACGGTCTCGGTCACCGACGCTTTCGAGGCGACGCTGGCCCAGGCCGCGAATCTGGCGCTGTTCAT
Encoded here:
- a CDS encoding redoxin NrdH; its protein translation is MSITVYTKPACVQCNATYRALDKAGVEYEVVDISENPEARDYVMALGYLQAPVVVAGDDHWSGFRPDRIKSLVTAAA
- the mgtE gene encoding magnesium transporter, which encodes MSTDLYFAAPARPDVPDDGHSSARTEAARARAAEAHVTVETGGAEPCAPDAGAVSNGCDTVATDTTTADTAALAETLVAESHSDHISLRDLIDDRRVDAALSWLDDHAPHRIADELARMDAVHAGIAFRLLDKDRALAVFEELEPVDQQQILSGMRDQSFRELIEGMDPDDRARMLREAPATVAKKVLAGLSPRERRMTAALLGYPEGSAGRYMTPEVVALHRDLTVAEALGVVRAKGAHAETVYTLPVVDGGRRLIGIVEMRELVLSDPTTLLAELVVTEPVFARATDAAEKAARLMRETNLINLPVVDSEDRLVGLLTIDDAVEVIEAADSEDVARQAGASPWAGHYMAAGVFQLARYRAMWLLLLLVAATLTVSVTDAFEATLAQAANLALFIPLLIGAGGNAGAQAATSCVRALAVGEVRVSDLVKVIWRECRVGLVLGSMLAVVGMVIGAAFVGAQIALVVGITLVIICGWAATIGGTMPLLAKKLRIDPAVISAPMVTTMVDATGLIIYFTTAKLVLGI
- the nrdE gene encoding class 1b ribonucleoside-diphosphate reductase subunit alpha, whose protein sequence is MATTTAPAGKTARLERPVSNEASTDGLDYHALNAMLNLYGPNGEIQFDKDVAAARQYFLQHVNQNTVFFHNLDEKLDYLVEENYYESEVLDQYSRAFVKKLFQQAYAKKFRFPTFLGAFKYYTSYTLKTFDGKRYLERFEDRVCMVALTLAAGDEILARQLVEEIIDGRFQPATPTFLNSGKKQRGEPVSCFLLRIEDNMESIGRSINSALQLSKRGGGVALLLSNIREHGAPIKKIENQSSGVIPIMKLLEDSFSYANQLGARQGAGAVYLHAHHPDIYRFLDTKRENADEKIRIKTLSLGVVIPDITFELAKKNEDMYLFSPYDVERIYGVPFADIDVTEKYYEMVDDRRIRKSKINAREFFQTIAELQFESGYPYIMYEDTVNRANPIAGKITHSNLCSEILQVSTPSIFNDDLSYAEVGKDISCNLGSLNIAKAMDSPDFGQTIEVSIRALTAVSDQTHIYSVPSIEQGNNQSHAIGLGQMNLHGYLARERVHYGSEEGVDFTNIYFYTVAYHAVRASNKLAIERGTAFGGFADSKYASGEYFDKYTDQVWEPETERVRQIFADAGVHIPTQDDWRELKASVMEHGIYNQNLQAVPPTGSISYINNSTSSIHPVASKIEIRKEGKIGRVYYPAPFLTNDNLEYFADAYEIGYEKIIDTYAAATQHVDQGLSLTLFFNDSATTRDVNRAQIYAWRKGIKTLYYIRIRQMALEGTEVENCVSCML
- a CDS encoding NAD(P)H-dependent oxidoreductase is translated as MSQTRILALVGSLRSGSINRQLAEAAAHTAPEGVEVDIYEGLGDIPFYNEDIDVEGSVPAAAQALRDAVAAADALVLFVPEYNGTIPAALKNAIDWASRPYGTGSIKGKPTAVVSASISQNAAKWAHGDTVKSAGVAGAAIVESAHLHFGTIGQRFAEAHPREDAEALTQLAAVVTDLVAAVRESVDA
- the ykgO gene encoding type B 50S ribosomal protein L36, producing the protein MKVRNSLRSLKSKPGAQVVRRRGKTYVINKKDPRFKARQG
- a CDS encoding FitA-like ribbon-helix-helix domain-containing protein produces the protein MARLTVRDLPDEVREALRVRAAHNGRSTEAEVRAILIETVSPGSDVRLGSLLADIGREIELTDEEAEALAARDRTPPTPLEFE
- the nrdI gene encoding class Ib ribonucleoside-diphosphate reductase assembly flavoprotein NrdI encodes the protein MTGLSGEGAQSTPALVYFSSASENTHRFVERLGLPAVRIPLHTADSLRVDAPYVLICPTYGGGRHVFDAQRGEGASGRSDKEFVPRQVAKFLNDPHNRALLRGVIAAGNTNFGDTYCYAGEVISRKCGVPYLYRFELMGTAEDVERVREGLGLFWQRQQHRPERRPA
- a CDS encoding type II toxin-antitoxin system VapC family toxin, producing the protein MIVLDTNVISEPLRKAPDRRVIDWIDSQELRNLYLTAITVAELRFGVASMSSGKRRDTLRDRLETRVLPLFTGRVLPFDLDAAAAYAELMAAARSAGAAIGMADGYIAATAIRAKMAVATRDTSPFRAAGVSVIDPWAR